One Oreochromis niloticus isolate F11D_XX linkage group LG16, O_niloticus_UMD_NMBU, whole genome shotgun sequence genomic window carries:
- the LOC112844124 gene encoding CD209 antigen-like protein A translates to MTEERDLLKANLTEMTKEMERLQSLFNQNRKHCTDQGADLVVIDSPKEQSFIASFTKKRTWIGLNDIEQEGTWKWVDGTPLTLQ, encoded by the exons ATGACTGAGGAGAGAGACCTGCTGAAGGCCAACCTCACTGAAATGACCAAAGAGATGGAGAGGCTGCAGAGTTTGTTCAACCAGA ATAGAAAACACTGCACTGACCAAGGAGCAGATTTGGTGGTGATAGACAGCCCTAAAGAACAG AGCTTCATCGCTTCATTCACCAAGAAACGGACTTGGATTGGTTTAAATGACATAGAACAAGAGGGAACGTGGAAATGGGTAGACGGCACGCCTCTGACTCTGCAGTAA